A genomic stretch from Bacillus sp. E(2018) includes:
- a CDS encoding uroporphyrinogen-III synthase encodes MNTSLGPLAGKRILVTRPKEQAEPLISLIQENGGLPLSFPIVSIKAVKNDGLLIKNLSSYQWIIFTSKNGVDYFFQLISDCNLTLGHVKFAAVGEKTAESLRTRGITSILVPEHFHAESLVKTLKKHVLSHEKILFPKGNLAPSYIKEELRGTAVVEELVVYKTESEDRLDWSLVHQADCLFFMSPSAVTFMSRRLDTEQVYEKPVICVGPTTKKAAEECGYHLVLMPKQFTAEDMVNCAISYFQGGS; translated from the coding sequence ATGAATACGTCTTTAGGACCACTAGCAGGTAAGCGAATACTTGTTACACGGCCGAAAGAGCAGGCAGAGCCATTGATCTCACTCATACAAGAGAATGGCGGACTCCCTCTTTCTTTTCCTATTGTCTCTATAAAAGCTGTTAAGAACGATGGGTTGTTGATAAAGAACCTTTCGTCTTATCAATGGATCATTTTCACGAGCAAAAATGGAGTAGATTATTTTTTTCAACTGATTTCTGATTGTAATCTCACTTTGGGACATGTTAAGTTTGCTGCAGTTGGTGAGAAAACAGCTGAATCATTAAGAACGAGAGGGATTACATCTATTCTTGTGCCCGAACATTTTCATGCAGAAAGCTTAGTTAAGACCTTAAAAAAACACGTCTTATCACATGAAAAAATTCTATTTCCAAAGGGGAACTTAGCTCCTTCTTATATTAAAGAGGAGTTGAGAGGTACAGCAGTTGTCGAAGAGTTAGTTGTTTACAAAACGGAATCAGAAGATCGTTTAGATTGGTCACTCGTACATCAAGCGGATTGTCTTTTTTTCATGAGCCCTTCTGCCGTAACTTTCATGAGTAGAAGGTTGGATACAGAGCAAGTCTATGAAAAGCCCGTGATCTGTGTTGGTCCAACAACGAAAAAAGCTGCAGAAGAATGCGGATATCATCTAGTGCTAATGCCAAAACAATTTACCGCAGAAGATATGGTGAACTGTGCCATCTCTTATTTTCAAGGAGGAAGTTAA
- the hemB gene encoding porphobilinogen synthase has translation MNFQRHRRLRKSASMRSLVRETHLHVSDFIYPLFFVEGENIKKEVPSMPGVYHLSLDLLQEEVKEIESLGIQSIIVFGVPAEKDDCGSSAYDHNGIVQKAISQIKEVAPSLTIIADTCLCQFTDHGHCGVIENGEVLNDETLTLLAKTAVSQAKAGADIIAPSNMMDGFVAAIRQGLDEAGFYDVPIMSYAVKYASSFYGPFRDAAHSTPQFGDRKTYQMDPANRLEALREAESDVAEGADFLMVKPALSYLDILRELKDRYPLPLVAYNVSGEYSMIKAAAMNGWVDEKSIVLEKLISMKRAGADLIITYFAKDAARWLNEK, from the coding sequence ATGAATTTTCAACGTCATCGTCGTTTAAGAAAATCAGCATCTATGCGTTCCCTAGTGCGTGAAACGCATCTTCATGTTTCAGACTTTATCTATCCATTGTTCTTTGTTGAAGGAGAAAACATAAAAAAAGAAGTCCCTTCTATGCCAGGTGTGTATCATCTATCATTGGATCTTCTTCAAGAAGAAGTAAAAGAAATTGAAAGTCTTGGCATTCAATCAATTATTGTTTTTGGTGTGCCAGCTGAAAAAGACGATTGTGGAAGCTCAGCTTATGATCATAATGGAATCGTACAAAAAGCAATCTCACAAATTAAAGAAGTTGCTCCATCACTTACTATTATTGCAGACACGTGTTTATGCCAATTTACAGACCATGGACACTGTGGTGTGATTGAAAATGGTGAAGTGTTGAACGATGAAACTTTGACTTTGCTCGCAAAGACAGCTGTATCACAGGCAAAAGCAGGAGCAGATATCATTGCTCCTTCAAACATGATGGACGGTTTTGTTGCAGCCATCAGACAAGGGCTTGATGAAGCTGGTTTCTATGATGTTCCGATCATGTCTTATGCCGTTAAATATGCATCATCCTTTTATGGTCCGTTCCGTGACGCAGCCCACAGCACACCTCAGTTCGGTGATAGAAAAACGTACCAGATGGATCCGGCAAACCGACTTGAAGCTCTACGAGAGGCAGAATCAGATGTTGCTGAAGGCGCTGATTTCTTAATGGTAAAGCCTGCTCTTTCTTACCTAGATATTCTTAGAGAATTAAAAGACAGATATCCTCTTCCGCTAGTGGCTTACAACGTGAGTGGAGAGTATTCCATGATCAAAGCAGCTGCTATGAACGGATGGGTAGACGAGAAGAGCATCGTTTTAGAGAAACTGATCTCAATGAAACGAGCAGGAGCAGACTTGATTATTACGTATTTTGCAAAAGATGCTGCAAGATGGTTGAATGAAAAATAA
- the hemL gene encoding glutamate-1-semialdehyde 2,1-aminomutase, which translates to MRSFEKSIAAFQEAKEVMPGGVNSPVRAFKSVKMDPVFMERGKGSKIYDIDGNEYIDYVLSWGPLILGHADDQVVDALKRTAELGTSFGAPNEMETKLAKLVIDRVPSIEVVRMVNSGTEATMSALRLARGYTGRSKILKFEGCYHGHGDSLLIKAGSGVATLGLPDSPGVPEGIAQNTITVPYNDLESLQVAFDQFGEDIACVIVEPVAGNMGVVPPQKGFLEGVRKVTEQHGSLLIFDEVMTGFRVDYECAQGYFGVTPDLTCLGKVIGGGLPVGAYGGKREIMEQIAPSGPIYQAGTLSGNPLAMAAGYATLSQLTKESYTHFQKLGDQLASGISEAAEHYGVAHTINRAGSMIGFFFTNQDVINYETAKQSNLDHFNACFKTMLQEGISLPPSQFEGLFLSTAHTEEDINKTIAAFQKAFSQLK; encoded by the coding sequence ATGAGAAGCTTTGAAAAATCGATCGCTGCTTTTCAAGAAGCGAAAGAAGTCATGCCTGGAGGAGTTAACAGTCCTGTACGTGCATTTAAATCTGTAAAGATGGATCCTGTATTTATGGAACGCGGAAAAGGATCAAAGATTTATGATATTGATGGTAATGAATATATCGATTATGTTTTGTCATGGGGACCATTAATTCTTGGACATGCTGATGATCAAGTAGTGGATGCACTTAAGCGAACGGCTGAACTCGGAACGAGTTTTGGTGCGCCTAATGAAATGGAAACGAAGCTTGCAAAGCTGGTGATCGACCGTGTCCCTTCTATCGAAGTCGTACGTATGGTTAACTCTGGTACAGAAGCTACGATGAGTGCTCTTCGTTTAGCACGAGGATACACAGGTCGAAGCAAGATTCTTAAATTTGAAGGATGTTACCATGGACACGGTGACTCTTTGTTGATTAAAGCAGGTTCTGGTGTTGCGACGCTTGGTTTGCCAGATTCTCCGGGTGTTCCAGAAGGTATCGCACAGAATACGATTACGGTTCCATACAATGATTTAGAGAGCCTGCAAGTAGCTTTTGATCAATTTGGAGAAGATATCGCTTGTGTGATTGTAGAACCTGTCGCAGGTAACATGGGTGTAGTTCCTCCACAAAAAGGGTTCCTAGAGGGTGTTCGTAAAGTGACTGAACAACACGGTTCTCTATTAATCTTTGACGAAGTAATGACAGGCTTCCGAGTGGATTATGAATGTGCGCAAGGGTATTTTGGAGTAACACCTGACCTAACTTGTTTAGGTAAAGTAATAGGTGGCGGCCTGCCTGTTGGCGCATATGGCGGGAAACGAGAAATCATGGAGCAGATCGCGCCAAGCGGACCGATCTACCAAGCAGGAACGTTATCAGGCAACCCTCTAGCGATGGCTGCAGGTTATGCTACACTTTCTCAACTTACAAAAGAGAGTTACACACATTTTCAAAAACTTGGAGATCAATTAGCTTCAGGAATCTCGGAAGCTGCTGAGCATTATGGGGTTGCGCATACGATCAATCGTGCAGGAAGCATGATCGGCTTTTTCTTCACGAATCAAGATGTTATCAATTACGAAACAGCTAAGCAATCTAATTTAGACCACTTTAACGCTTGCTTTAAAACGATGCTTCAAGAAGGTATCTCGTTACCACCTTCACAATTTGAGGGGTTATTCTTATCTACTGCTCATACTGAAGAAGATATTAATAAAACAATTGCAGCGTTCCAAAAAGCTTTTTCACAATTAAAATAG
- a CDS encoding LysM peptidoglycan-binding domain-containing protein, giving the protein MSQSKLRFSIEESVWLKKGQEVAEVLSMSLDPEIRITEEAGQVYIKGALILNGRYRCEKQEQNEGVTDQNILSESMSYRSLTQLNVAEDGMTDLVHRFPVDITIPSYRVEDSNEVKVEVESFEYELPNSTCFELSASICIYGIKDEKQRQENPAYDLPKEAVRTSAVEEKSSQKEEKQDIFTPFQFEARQSGGVPSQSSHLNEFAARFDEKETDIRSEKTTPFEFKPHFEAQDDRTMEATFDSLKAIAFSMNDTRNNDDSSQETADSDEEHSEFYGEVEEMEENNETEAYDHVEGDYESYDSSYQEAGDSQSNYPQYEEPYQDTNRPYTYNPYQQHEAYQQQTSYQNQGGYQQEEEYQQQETYQQQETYQQQETYQQQDAYQQQSNQYGNYQYQQSASQRPSYGYGEQSYEAEQEYENVSYNETEEEQENSYESYDTSYEEYETEAEPMQMNKEREEPKDENALYLTKMLSAKEDRFSKMKMYILQRGDSLEHICERYDISLNTLMRMNQLQQGEVSEGQIIYIPVSSR; this is encoded by the coding sequence ATGAGTCAATCGAAGCTGCGTTTCTCCATTGAGGAGTCTGTTTGGCTAAAGAAGGGACAGGAAGTAGCTGAAGTTTTGTCGATGTCACTAGATCCTGAGATTCGTATCACAGAGGAAGCCGGACAGGTTTATATCAAGGGAGCCCTTATTTTAAATGGGAGATACCGTTGTGAAAAGCAGGAACAGAATGAGGGAGTAACAGATCAGAACATCCTCTCTGAGAGTATGTCTTACCGTTCACTTACTCAACTGAATGTGGCAGAAGATGGGATGACAGATCTTGTGCATCGCTTTCCGGTGGATATCACCATTCCGTCGTATCGTGTAGAAGATTCAAATGAGGTAAAAGTTGAAGTTGAATCGTTTGAATATGAACTTCCCAACTCAACTTGCTTTGAACTTTCTGCATCAATCTGTATTTATGGGATTAAAGATGAGAAGCAGCGTCAAGAAAATCCTGCATATGACCTTCCAAAAGAAGCGGTTCGAACAAGTGCCGTAGAAGAAAAATCTTCGCAGAAAGAAGAAAAACAAGATATATTCACTCCTTTTCAGTTTGAAGCACGTCAAAGTGGGGGTGTACCGTCACAGTCTTCACATCTTAATGAATTTGCAGCAAGGTTTGATGAGAAGGAAACTGACATTCGGTCTGAAAAGACAACACCTTTTGAATTTAAGCCGCATTTCGAGGCACAAGATGATCGAACGATGGAAGCTACATTCGATTCGTTAAAAGCTATTGCGTTCTCAATGAACGATACAAGAAATAATGATGATTCATCTCAAGAAACGGCGGATTCAGATGAAGAGCATTCAGAGTTTTATGGAGAAGTAGAAGAGATGGAAGAAAACAATGAAACAGAAGCTTATGATCATGTAGAAGGTGATTATGAGAGCTATGATTCTTCTTATCAAGAAGCCGGCGATTCACAATCAAACTATCCTCAGTATGAAGAACCTTATCAAGATACGAATAGACCTTACACTTACAATCCATATCAGCAGCACGAAGCTTACCAGCAACAAACTTCATATCAGAATCAAGGCGGGTATCAGCAAGAAGAGGAATATCAGCAACAAGAAACATACCAGCAACAAGAAACATACCAGCAACAAGAAACATATCAACAACAAGATGCTTATCAACAGCAATCCAATCAGTATGGAAATTATCAATATCAGCAAAGTGCTTCGCAACGTCCTTCTTACGGGTATGGAGAGCAGTCGTATGAAGCTGAGCAAGAATATGAGAATGTGAGTTACAATGAAACTGAAGAAGAGCAAGAAAACTCTTATGAATCCTACGATACGAGTTATGAAGAGTATGAGACTGAAGCAGAACCGATGCAAATGAACAAAGAGCGTGAGGAACCTAAAGACGAAAATGCGCTTTATTTAACAAAGATGCTTTCTGCTAAAGAAGACCGTTTTTCTAAGATGAAAATGTATATTCTTCAACGAGGAGACTCTTTAGAACACATCTGTGAGCGATATGATATCTCATTGAATACACTCATGCGCATGAACCAACTGCAGCAAGGTGAAGTATCCGAGGGGCAGATCATATATATCCCAGTCAGTTCACGTTAA
- the ysxE gene encoding spore coat protein YsxE — MTTERDTLNYGPVLFHYDLFPEKLEQHGKVKKVITKRGTFALKEAEMTEDERSWFTHVIQRLSEIGFHQVVPLYPTKFGDYTVQLGSRTYYLMPWFASDERNERAKDEVLIDHLGKIHALTLKEQDFSNEVVEHSYQYLMNRWENRQYEMERFTEEAEQKTYMSPFELTYLSHFHQIMRMTEEAKRRLKEWYETCQREKRYRSVLCHGKVSRNHLIFNPTGEGHLLNFEKAVLDTPIRDLAVYYRRAAHQKEWTPEEGKSLLDLYEKHVPLLNEERGLLISYLSYPEPVFNAVDLYCMKRNDYSQIEMVHRLESRIRAMKKIRDFCDAIMMAPPPAPIEPTDSIPTKIHINDDGDHI; from the coding sequence ATGACAACGGAAAGAGATACATTAAATTACGGGCCCGTCCTTTTTCATTATGATCTGTTTCCCGAGAAGTTAGAGCAGCACGGGAAGGTTAAGAAGGTCATAACGAAAAGGGGTACATTTGCACTGAAAGAAGCAGAGATGACAGAGGACGAAAGAAGCTGGTTTACGCATGTGATTCAGCGACTTTCTGAGATTGGTTTTCATCAGGTCGTACCTCTCTATCCAACTAAGTTTGGAGATTATACGGTTCAGTTAGGATCTAGAACATATTATTTAATGCCGTGGTTTGCGTCTGATGAAAGAAATGAGAGAGCGAAAGACGAAGTTCTTATCGATCACTTAGGAAAGATTCATGCGTTAACACTGAAGGAGCAAGACTTTTCGAATGAAGTGGTCGAACATTCGTATCAGTATCTCATGAACAGATGGGAAAATCGGCAATATGAGATGGAGAGATTTACGGAAGAAGCAGAACAGAAAACGTATATGTCTCCCTTTGAACTAACGTATCTCAGTCACTTTCATCAAATAATGAGAATGACAGAAGAAGCGAAAAGAAGATTAAAAGAGTGGTATGAAACGTGTCAAAGAGAAAAACGTTACCGGAGCGTACTTTGTCACGGGAAGGTTTCAAGAAATCATTTAATCTTTAACCCCACTGGGGAAGGTCATCTACTCAATTTTGAAAAAGCCGTTCTAGATACACCGATCAGAGATTTAGCGGTTTATTACAGAAGAGCGGCACATCAAAAAGAATGGACTCCTGAAGAAGGAAAATCGTTATTAGATCTGTATGAAAAACATGTTCCGTTGCTTAACGAAGAAAGAGGATTATTAATTAGTTATTTATCTTATCCTGAACCTGTGTTTAATGCAGTGGATCTCTATTGCATGAAACGAAACGATTATTCTCAAATTGAAATGGTGCATAGGCTTGAGAGCAGAATAAGAGCGATGAAAAAAATCCGGGATTTCTGTGATGCGATTATGATGGCTCCACCACCTGCACCAATAGAACCGACTGATTCAATTCCAACAAAAATTCACATAAATGATGACGGAGATCACATATAA
- a CDS encoding valine--tRNA ligase, translating to MTNEQKELTMPTKYDPKATEENRYDFWLKGKFFEAKSEEGKQPYTIVIPPPNVTGKLHLGHAWDTTLQDILTRTKRMQGYDVLWLPGMDHAGIATQAKVEGKLREEGISRYDLGREKFLEKSWEWKDEYAEFIRKQWAKLGLGLDYSRERFTLDEGLSEAVKEVFVTLYEKGLIYRGEYIINWDPKTKTALSDIEVIHQDVQGAFYHMKYPLADGSGHIEVATTRPETMLGDTAIAVHPKDERYQHLIGKKAILPIVGREIEIVGDDYVDMEFGSGAVKITPAHDPNDFEIGNRHNLERILVMDEGGKMNDNAGTYQGLDRFECRKQIVKDLQEQGVLFKIEEHIHSVGHSERSGAVVEPYLSTQWFVKMQPLADEAIKLQKGEDKINFVPDRFENTYMRWIENIRDWCISRQLWWGHRIPAWFHKETGEIYVGKTEPKDPENWEQDTDVLDTWFSSALWPFSTMGWPDEEAADYKRYFPGNVLVTGYDIITFWVSRMVFQSIEFTEQKPFNDVLIHGLVRDSEGRKMSKSLGNGVDPMDVIEKYGADALRFFLSTGSSPGNDLRFYWEKVESTWNFANKIWNASRFALMNMDGMQYDEIDLSGKKSLADQWILTRLNETTEGITRLIDAYEFGEVGRLLYNFIWDDLCDWYIEMAKLPLYGEDEEAKKTTRSVLAHVLDQTLRLLHPFMPFITEEIWQHLPHQGESITIAAWPEKREDLHFPEAAKEFALITEVIRSVRNIRSEMNVAPSKPIELQIKPKNKEILTALESNRHYLVRFCNPGELIISDEISAPEKSMSTILTGLEMYLPLEGLLNIDEEIKRLEKEAEKYAKEVERVQKKLSNEGFMKKAPEKVIEEERAKEADYQEKYDNVLARIKELQS from the coding sequence ATGACGAACGAACAGAAAGAACTGACAATGCCGACTAAGTACGATCCGAAGGCTACAGAAGAAAATCGTTATGATTTTTGGTTAAAAGGCAAATTTTTTGAAGCAAAGAGTGAGGAAGGGAAACAGCCGTATACGATTGTAATCCCACCTCCTAACGTAACAGGTAAACTACACCTCGGCCATGCATGGGATACAACGCTTCAAGATATCTTAACTCGAACAAAACGTATGCAAGGATATGATGTTCTATGGTTGCCTGGAATGGACCATGCGGGTATTGCGACCCAAGCGAAAGTAGAAGGAAAACTTCGTGAAGAAGGAATTTCTCGATATGACTTAGGACGCGAGAAGTTTCTAGAAAAGTCATGGGAATGGAAAGACGAGTATGCAGAGTTCATTCGGAAGCAATGGGCAAAACTAGGCCTCGGTCTAGATTATTCTCGTGAACGTTTTACTTTAGATGAGGGGTTGTCTGAAGCTGTTAAAGAAGTTTTCGTTACTCTATATGAAAAAGGCTTGATCTACCGCGGTGAGTATATCATCAACTGGGATCCGAAAACAAAAACAGCTCTTTCTGATATTGAAGTTATCCACCAAGATGTTCAAGGTGCATTCTATCATATGAAGTACCCACTAGCTGATGGATCTGGACATATCGAAGTAGCTACAACTCGTCCTGAGACGATGCTTGGTGATACAGCGATCGCTGTACATCCGAAAGATGAACGCTATCAACATTTAATCGGTAAAAAAGCGATTCTTCCAATCGTTGGTCGTGAGATCGAAATTGTTGGAGATGATTATGTAGATATGGAATTTGGTTCTGGCGCTGTAAAAATTACACCTGCTCATGATCCAAACGACTTTGAGATTGGAAACAGACACAACCTTGAGCGCATCCTCGTAATGGATGAGGGCGGTAAGATGAATGACAATGCTGGTACTTACCAAGGCCTAGATCGATTTGAGTGTCGAAAGCAGATCGTTAAAGATCTTCAGGAACAAGGCGTATTGTTCAAGATTGAAGAGCATATTCATTCTGTTGGTCACTCTGAGCGTAGTGGGGCAGTTGTTGAACCATATCTTTCAACACAATGGTTTGTTAAGATGCAGCCGTTAGCAGATGAAGCGATCAAGCTTCAAAAAGGTGAAGATAAAATAAACTTTGTACCAGATCGATTTGAGAACACGTATATGCGTTGGATTGAAAACATCCGTGACTGGTGTATCTCCCGCCAACTTTGGTGGGGTCATCGAATCCCTGCATGGTTCCATAAAGAAACAGGGGAAATTTATGTAGGTAAGACAGAACCGAAAGATCCGGAAAACTGGGAGCAGGATACAGATGTACTAGACACGTGGTTCTCATCAGCTCTATGGCCGTTTTCAACGATGGGGTGGCCAGACGAAGAAGCTGCTGATTACAAGCGTTACTTCCCAGGCAATGTACTCGTAACAGGCTACGATATCATTACGTTCTGGGTTTCGAGAATGGTCTTCCAATCAATTGAATTCACGGAACAAAAGCCGTTTAACGATGTGCTGATTCACGGACTCGTACGTGACTCCGAAGGAAGAAAGATGAGTAAATCACTCGGCAATGGTGTAGACCCGATGGATGTTATCGAGAAGTACGGCGCGGATGCATTGCGTTTCTTCTTATCTACAGGAAGTTCGCCAGGAAACGACCTTCGTTTTTATTGGGAAAAAGTAGAGTCTACTTGGAACTTTGCTAACAAGATCTGGAACGCTTCTCGTTTCGCATTGATGAACATGGATGGTATGCAATACGACGAGATTGATCTAAGTGGGAAAAAATCATTAGCAGATCAATGGATTCTGACTCGATTGAATGAGACGACAGAAGGTATTACACGTTTGATCGATGCTTACGAATTTGGTGAAGTGGGACGCCTGCTTTATAACTTTATCTGGGATGACCTTTGTGATTGGTACATCGAAATGGCGAAACTTCCACTTTATGGAGAAGACGAGGAAGCAAAGAAAACAACTCGTTCTGTTCTAGCTCATGTATTAGACCAAACGCTAAGATTGTTGCATCCTTTCATGCCGTTTATTACAGAAGAAATTTGGCAGCACTTGCCTCATCAAGGTGAATCGATCACGATTGCTGCTTGGCCAGAAAAGCGCGAAGACCTTCATTTCCCTGAAGCAGCAAAAGAGTTTGCGCTTATTACTGAAGTGATCCGTTCCGTTCGTAACATTCGTTCCGAAATGAACGTTGCACCGAGTAAGCCGATCGAACTGCAGATCAAACCAAAAAATAAAGAAATTCTTACAGCTCTTGAATCAAATCGTCATTATTTAGTTCGTTTCTGTAACCCTGGTGAACTTATCATCTCAGATGAGATCTCAGCACCTGAAAAGAGCATGAGCACGATTTTAACTGGTTTAGAAATGTACCTTCCACTTGAAGGGTTGTTAAATATTGATGAAGAAATTAAGAGACTTGAAAAAGAAGCAGAAAAATACGCGAAAGAAGTAGAACGCGTACAGAAAAAGTTAAGCAATGAAGGATTTATGAAGAAGGCGCCTGAAAAGGTTATAGAAGAAGAGCGTGCAAAAGAAGCGGATTATCAAGAGAAATATGATAACGTATTGGCACGTATTAAAGAACTTCAAAGCTAA
- a CDS encoding folylpolyglutamate synthase/dihydrofolate synthase family protein has protein sequence MNLNTYREALEWIHSLLKFGIKPGLKRVEWLLERTGNPERKIVSIHIAGTNGKGSTVEYIRSIMNEAGYSVGTFTSPYLISFNERVSLNRIPISDEELLHYARIVKPFVEEVALTELGSPTEFEVITVISLLYFADKRPDIVVYETGLGGLYDSTNVITPILSLITNIGFDHMGILGETLKEIAFQKAGIIKQDVPVITTADQTEAREVIEHKAKEMHAENYFLDRDFSIVHIASTDSGERFHYTDVADRNEIEFEIGMMGTHQIKNAGLAVAAVKYLTRSHSFDIPLTTIEDGLRKANWAGRFEKVSQSPDIIIDGAHNEQGVAALKQTLINHYGSRRIFLLFAALEDKAYATMMQDLVSVVYEACFTTFDFPRAASAEQLWRESPLENSYSIPSWREALQHLKKQLQEDDILIITGSLYFISEIRKTFQNLE, from the coding sequence ATGAACTTGAATACTTATCGAGAAGCACTAGAGTGGATTCATAGCTTATTAAAGTTTGGTATAAAACCAGGACTGAAACGAGTGGAATGGCTTTTAGAACGAACGGGTAATCCTGAAAGAAAGATAGTGAGTATACATATTGCAGGGACGAACGGAAAGGGTTCGACTGTAGAATATATAAGAAGCATCATGAATGAAGCCGGATACTCAGTAGGGACGTTTACATCCCCTTATCTCATCTCTTTCAATGAGAGAGTATCGCTGAACAGAATACCTATTTCAGATGAAGAGCTTCTTCATTATGCAAGAATTGTAAAGCCGTTCGTTGAAGAAGTTGCATTAACGGAACTTGGTAGCCCTACGGAGTTTGAAGTGATTACTGTTATTTCACTGCTTTATTTCGCTGATAAACGACCAGATATCGTCGTCTATGAAACGGGACTTGGAGGACTTTACGATTCTACTAACGTCATAACACCTATTTTAAGCCTTATCACAAATATAGGGTTTGATCATATGGGCATACTCGGTGAAACGCTTAAAGAGATTGCATTTCAAAAGGCAGGTATCATCAAGCAGGATGTTCCCGTTATTACAACAGCAGATCAAACTGAAGCACGTGAAGTAATAGAACATAAAGCAAAGGAAATGCATGCAGAAAACTACTTCCTGGACCGTGATTTTTCTATTGTTCACATTGCGAGTACTGATAGCGGTGAAAGATTTCACTATACAGATGTTGCAGATAGAAATGAGATAGAATTTGAAATTGGTATGATGGGAACGCATCAGATTAAGAACGCTGGATTAGCGGTGGCTGCTGTTAAGTATTTAACAAGGTCTCATAGCTTTGATATTCCGCTTACTACAATAGAGGACGGACTTCGTAAAGCAAATTGGGCGGGAAGATTTGAAAAAGTATCACAATCACCCGATATAATAATCGACGGAGCTCATAACGAGCAAGGTGTCGCAGCTCTTAAACAAACTCTCATCAATCATTATGGATCAAGGCGAATCTTCCTTTTGTTTGCGGCATTAGAAGATAAGGCGTATGCAACGATGATGCAAGATTTAGTAAGTGTCGTGTACGAAGCGTGCTTTACGACCTTTGATTTTCCAAGAGCAGCATCTGCAGAACAATTATGGAGAGAAAGCCCTTTGGAAAATTCATATAGCATCCCTTCTTGGAGAGAGGCATTACAACATTTAAAGAAGCAATTACAGGAAGATGATATTCTCATCATCACAGGATCGCTCTACTTTATTTCAGAAATTAGAAAAACATTTCAAAATTTGGAATAA